The genomic window GATCAGACAGGTGGTGAGTCCGAGGAGGGCTTCGTGGATGTCGTCGCGTCGTTCCCAGCGGATACGCAGTCGGCGGAAGCCGTGCAGCCATGCGAGGGTGCGCTCGACCACGTAGCGGAAGATGCCCAGGCCGGAGCCGTGTGGGGAACCGGAGCGGTGCACTGCGTCATGCGGCGACCGTCCCCGGGCAAGGCCCGTTACGCATCGATGGTGCGCTTCGTGGCTGCTGAAGAGCGGTGGCCTGTTCGTCCAATGAACATGCCCTTTGAGGGTGACAGGGGTCACTTCTACGTTGTCGCTGCTCGGCGGGTCGGCCACCGCGCCGAGCGTCTGAGGTCCGGTCGAGCCTGCGGAAGCGTTCCGTACAGGCTCCTGGGGCGTTCGGCAGCGGTGTTGCCGGGATCGCCGAGAAAGAAGCACCCCTAGCACGGTCCGGCTGCGGACGCCGGTTCCGATGGCAGCGCTCTGCGCGCGAGGAGTCATCCATGGTTCAGACCGATACACCCAGTGCGGCAAGGGGAGAGGGTGGCAGATACACCCTGGGCCCAGGCACTCTGACGGCGGTGGTTCTCGCCGTGTGCCTTGCGCAGATAGCCCTTTCCGTCCCGTCGCTCATCAACGGGCTGATCCAGCAGGATCTCGCGCCGTCCTCGTCCCAACTGACGTGGATCACCGAGGCCTTCATGCTTCCCGTCGCCGCGTTGGGACTGGGCTTCGGCGTGTTCGGTGACCTCTTCGGCCGTAAGCGCCTGCTCATCGGGGGCGCCGCGCTCATTGTCGTGGGCTCGGCTCTCGCGGTCCTGGTGCCGGGTGAGGGATCCTCGACCGACGTTCGGGTGACGTGGCTGATCCTTGCCCAGGTCCTCAACGGCATCGGGGCCGCGGCCATCTTCCCGACGAGCCTCGCCATGGTGGCGGCCGGTACGCACACCACCGCCACCCGCGCGCGTGGCGTGGCGATCTGGGCCACCGCGCTCTCGGTCGGCGGCTTCCTCGGACCGCTGCTGGCAGGCGTCGCCGCCAAGATCGAACTCGGCTGGGCCGGGAACGCGAACTGGCGCTGGGCCTTCGTCGGCGTCCTTGTCATCGCTGTGGTGAGCGTGGTCCTGTCGCCGGCCCTCGCCCAGAACTCCGCCTCACCCGAGGGCCGCTCCATCGACTGGCCGGGTCAGATCACTGCCGCGCTCGGCCTGTTCGCTCTGATGTACGCCGTGATCCAGGGCTCCGAGAGTGGCTGGGGGACCCCGCAGATCGTCATCGCGTTCATCCTCGCGGCCGTCTTCCTCGTGCTGTTCGTCTTCGCGGAGAGCCGTGCGGCCGCGCCGCTCCTTCTCCTGAGCGTGTTCAGGAACCGGGCGTTCGCCATGAACTCGGTGGTCACCCTGATCGGTATGTTCGCGTTCCTCGTGATCATGTACGGCACCAGTATCCGCCTCACCATCATCCAGGGATTCAGCCCACTGCAGAGCTCCGTCGCCTACCTCTTCTTCGGAGGCATCGGCCTCGTACTGCTGCCCCTCACCTCCAAGCTGCTCGAGCGCTACAACCCCCGGTGGGTTCTCTTCTCAGTCCTGATCCTCATAGGCGCCAGCGGGTTGTGGTTCGCCGGTGTTCCGACGAGCACGCGGGCCCTGGGCGCCATCGTCGGGCCTCTGATTCTCGCCGGCGTCGGCTCGGCACTCGCCTTCGCCGCCATCAGCGCGGTCGCGGTCAACACGTTGCCCAACCACCTCGCCGGTATGGCGAGCGGTGTCACGAGCACGTTCCGGGACCTCGGGTTCGCCCTCGGCCCCGCGATCGCCGGTGCTCTCGCACTGGGCCGAGCCGCCGACGAGATCGCCCGCAAGTTGGCCGGCGATCCTGAACTGAAGCACGCCTACGAGGCATTCCAGGCCTCTGTCGCCCATGCTCCCGCGGATCAGAGACCGCAGCTCGAGGCGGCGGTGCACGCTGTGGAATCGGGCCCGCTCGGCGCCAACTCGGTG from Streptomyces sp. DSM 40750 includes these protein-coding regions:
- a CDS encoding transposase, giving the protein MHRSGSPHGSGLGIFRYVVERTLAWLHGFRRLRIRWERRDDIHEALLGLTTCLITHRHVQRLCEDL
- a CDS encoding MFS transporter — protein: MVQTDTPSAARGEGGRYTLGPGTLTAVVLAVCLAQIALSVPSLINGLIQQDLAPSSSQLTWITEAFMLPVAALGLGFGVFGDLFGRKRLLIGGAALIVVGSALAVLVPGEGSSTDVRVTWLILAQVLNGIGAAAIFPTSLAMVAAGTHTTATRARGVAIWATALSVGGFLGPLLAGVAAKIELGWAGNANWRWAFVGVLVIAVVSVVLSPALAQNSASPEGRSIDWPGQITAALGLFALMYAVIQGSESGWGTPQIVIAFILAAVFLVLFVFAESRAAAPLLLLSVFRNRAFAMNSVVTLIGMFAFLVIMYGTSIRLTIIQGFSPLQSSVAYLFFGGIGLVLLPLTSKLLERYNPRWVLFSVLILIGASGLWFAGVPTSTRALGAIVGPLILAGVGSALAFAAISAVAVNTLPNHLAGMASGVTSTFRDLGFALGPAIAGALALGRAADEIARKLAGDPELKHAYEAFQASVAHAPADQRPQLEAAVHAVESGPLGANSVPANITLPDGQVVPFNPLKDVAFDALSSSYSLAYVLGGVAALVAAALVLIGARGGMDQAHLDDDPHTLDG